The Candidatus Nanohalovita haloferacivicina genome has a window encoding:
- a CDS encoding uL14 family ribosomal protein: MKPLGASITRGLDQGAELTCADNSGAKKLKIIGVKSQKGRRSRRNSAGIADKVIVRVLKGDEETKHEIFEAVVVRQRQEFERPEGTRVKFEDNAAVLVEENGLPKGSVTRGPIAKEVVQRYSPIGKIASKVV, encoded by the coding sequence ATGAAGCCACTAGGAGCAAGTATTACAAGAGGCCTTGACCAGGGCGCAGAACTAACATGCGCAGACAACTCCGGAGCCAAAAAACTGAAGATTATCGGTGTTAAAAGCCAGAAAGGCCGAAGAAGCAGAAGAAACTCCGCAGGAATCGCAGATAAAGTAATCGTAAGAGTCCTCAAAGGAGACGAGGAAACAAAACACGAAATATTCGAAGCAGTAGTTGTCAGACAAAGACAGGAATTCGAAAGACCGGAAGGAACACGAGTAAAATTCGAAGACAACGCAGCAGTACTAGTAGAAGAAAACGGCCTACCGAAAGGATCAGTAACCAGAGGCCCAATCGCAAAAGAAGTAGTACAGCGATACTCCCCTATCGGGAAGATCGCATCAAAGGTGGTGTAA
- a CDS encoding S66 family peptidase: protein MPEYNLPQSLEKGDKVAIIATSNGVQEFPEVLRKGVDRLEQRFGLKSEVYPTAEKSTDYLNDNPRQKAEEFMQAFEDPQIRGVIALTGGTEQLRMLKYLEPERLKENPTRFYGISDNTNLHLYLSNLGIQSFYGGQILDDLLAEGEIGEYTYSYLEKAFFQEQLGDLESSKMFTDDYFDLFKEELEDGRERYNAPEWEYWNFNGETVEGRIWGGCLGVIPEFMAADRYMPDQDRLEGNVLVLETSEEHPAIVDVKRRLMVMGERGILQKFSAILVGRPMRAQLMSEEKTVEDKREYHKKQKEAIKQEIKNYCPETPAVFDIDFGHTHPKIPLPIGGKLRINPENQEIESL from the coding sequence ATGCCGGAGTATAACCTTCCTCAGTCTCTAGAAAAAGGAGATAAAGTAGCTATAATCGCAACCTCTAACGGCGTACAGGAGTTTCCTGAAGTCTTAAGAAAAGGTGTTGACAGGCTTGAACAAAGATTTGGCCTCAAGTCAGAGGTATATCCCACTGCGGAAAAGTCGACAGACTACCTTAACGATAATCCGAGACAGAAAGCAGAAGAGTTCATGCAGGCCTTCGAAGACCCTCAAATAAGAGGAGTGATCGCTCTTACAGGAGGCACAGAACAACTGAGAATGCTCAAGTACTTGGAACCGGAGAGATTGAAAGAAAATCCGACAAGATTCTATGGCATAAGCGACAACACTAATCTTCACCTATATCTATCAAATCTCGGAATACAGAGTTTCTATGGAGGCCAGATCTTGGATGACTTGCTTGCAGAGGGAGAAATAGGAGAATATACGTACAGCTACCTAGAAAAAGCCTTTTTCCAGGAACAGTTAGGAGATCTAGAATCCTCGAAAATGTTTACTGATGACTATTTTGATTTATTCAAGGAAGAGCTTGAAGATGGAAGAGAAAGATACAATGCTCCTGAATGGGAATACTGGAATTTCAATGGAGAAACGGTAGAGGGAAGAATATGGGGCGGATGTCTCGGCGTAATACCAGAATTCATGGCAGCAGACAGATATATGCCGGACCAAGACAGGTTGGAAGGTAACGTGCTTGTTCTAGAAACATCAGAAGAACACCCAGCCATCGTAGATGTAAAAAGACGATTAATGGTTATGGGAGAGCGAGGTATCCTACAGAAGTTCTCAGCTATACTTGTAGGAAGACCTATGAGAGCACAACTAATGAGTGAAGAGAAAACAGTCGAAGATAAGAGAGAATACCATAAAAAGCAGAAAGAGGCCATAAAACAAGAAATCAAAAACTACTGTCCAGAAACACCAGCAGTATTCGATATCGACTTTGGCCATACACATCCGAAAATCCCTCTACCCATCGGAGGAAAACTCAGAATTAACCCCGAAAATCAGGAAATAGAAAGTCTCTAA
- a CDS encoding ribonuclease P protein component 1 yields the protein MPITPENLPKHELIGLQVEVTESTDESLEGLKGEVMDETKSMLRINDKWVEKKNCTFLFQIPAGEKVSVKGQLINKRPEERTGMKLPEKW from the coding sequence ATGCCAATCACACCAGAAAACCTCCCAAAACATGAACTCATAGGCCTACAAGTAGAGGTAACAGAATCTACAGATGAATCACTAGAAGGCCTCAAAGGAGAGGTAATGGACGAAACCAAGTCCATGCTCAGAATCAATGATAAGTGGGTGGAGAAAAAGAACTGCACATTCCTCTTCCAAATACCCGCGGGAGAAAAAGTATCGGTAAAAGGCCAGCTAATCAACAAAAGGCCTGAGGAAAGAACAGGCATGAAACTGCCCGAAAAATGGTAG
- the rpmC gene encoding 50S ribosomal protein L29: MSELSISELREKDADELKQDLTDLQKELVQERGQIEVGGFADNPGRLGEMKKTIARIKTVLNERQ, translated from the coding sequence GTGTCAGAACTTTCAATCTCTGAACTCCGAGAAAAAGACGCAGACGAACTCAAACAAGACCTCACAGACCTGCAAAAAGAACTAGTACAGGAAAGAGGTCAAATCGAAGTCGGAGGATTCGCAGACAACCCAGGCCGACTCGGAGAAATGAAGAAAACCATCGCACGTATCAAAACAGTTCTCAACGAACGCCAATAA
- a CDS encoding translation initiation factor, which translates to MSDLNPNSGLPDELDVTDQLARSEQKITVKIDTRSFGKEVTVVEGLGEDINLDDLSSKLKSKLACGGTVKDGHIELQGDHTRRIEDVLADQGFDRENIEIQR; encoded by the coding sequence ATGTCAGATCTCAATCCCAACAGCGGACTACCAGACGAACTCGACGTAACCGACCAACTAGCTCGATCAGAGCAAAAAATCACAGTAAAGATCGACACAAGAAGCTTCGGCAAAGAAGTAACAGTAGTCGAAGGCCTTGGAGAAGACATCAACCTCGACGACCTATCCTCCAAACTCAAGTCCAAACTTGCATGCGGAGGAACAGTCAAAGACGGCCACATCGAACTCCAGGGAGACCACACACGTCGAATCGAAGACGTCCTAGCTGACCAAGGGTTCGACCGAGAAAACATCGAAATCCAGAGATAA
- the rpsQ gene encoding 30S ribosomal protein S17 has protein sequence MTETNESSEYPIRGGVFTGTVESTKMQKSATVRWEHTQEIPKYERKERRNTKITVHVPEDMEIEEGDTVKVGETKPISKTKSHVIMEKITDKQEE, from the coding sequence TTGACTGAAACAAATGAATCCAGCGAATACCCAATCAGAGGCGGAGTATTTACAGGAACAGTAGAATCCACAAAAATGCAGAAATCCGCAACTGTAAGATGGGAACACACACAGGAAATTCCGAAATACGAAAGAAAAGAAAGAAGAAACACAAAGATAACTGTCCACGTCCCAGAAGACATGGAAATAGAAGAAGGCGACACAGTAAAGGTCGGAGAGACCAAGCCAATCAGTAAAACCAAGAGCCATGTAATAATGGAAAAAATAACCGACAAACAAGAGGAATAA
- the rplX gene encoding 50S ribosomal protein L24, which translates to MTDNKNWSRSWNSSKQPSKQRKYRRNAPQHVKDKLVSANLAPALRDELDTRNLNLKVGDRVEVMRGDDKGKSGVISGIDRDNTTVTVRGVENNRTDGTSREKTLQPSNLQIQALNLEDISRIEAYDVEDTEAIEVDEETLEELEEEQEEENAMMQQMQGGGQAADISEEDLEEIEEEIEEAEDEETEDEEAEEDTESEEESDEEEENSETEETDEESEEKGDQ; encoded by the coding sequence ATGACAGATAACAAGAACTGGAGCAGAAGCTGGAACTCAAGCAAGCAACCTTCAAAACAGAGAAAATACAGAAGAAACGCACCACAGCACGTAAAAGACAAACTAGTTTCCGCTAATCTGGCACCAGCACTAAGAGACGAACTGGATACCAGAAATCTCAACCTCAAGGTTGGAGACAGAGTAGAAGTAATGAGAGGAGACGACAAAGGAAAATCAGGAGTTATCAGCGGAATTGACAGAGACAACACAACAGTAACAGTCAGAGGAGTAGAAAACAACCGTACAGACGGAACCTCAAGAGAAAAAACACTACAGCCATCAAACCTCCAGATCCAGGCACTCAACCTCGAAGACATCTCAAGAATCGAAGCATACGACGTCGAAGACACAGAAGCAATTGAAGTCGACGAAGAAACACTTGAAGAACTTGAGGAAGAACAGGAAGAAGAAAACGCAATGATGCAGCAAATGCAGGGCGGAGGCCAGGCAGCAGACATCAGCGAAGAAGACCTCGAAGAAATCGAAGAAGAAATAGAGGAAGCAGAAGACGAAGAAACTGAAGATGAAGAGGCCGAAGAAGACACTGAATCTGAAGAAGAATCAGATGA